One Candidatus Cloacimonadota bacterium genomic region harbors:
- a CDS encoding DUF3467 domain-containing protein: protein MEPKKEKTAKKIEIHIPDKFENTYSNFAQFHMSNNDLIIDFGFSHNNIVKMTTRIIMSPNQAKVFSNRLNSLIETYDKKIREQ from the coding sequence ATGGAACCAAAGAAAGAAAAAACAGCAAAAAAAATTGAAATACACATCCCTGATAAATTTGAAAATACTTATAGCAATTTTGCACAGTTCCACATGTCCAACAATGATCTAATTATTGATTTTGGATTTAGCCATAATAATATTGTGAAAATGACTACAAGAATAATTATGAGTCCTAATCAAGCAAAAGTTTTCAGTAATAGATTAAATAGTTTGATTGAAACTTACGATAAAAAAATAAGAGAGCAATAA